In the genome of Pseudomonas sp. Teo4, the window GAGGCATCCGCCGGCAGGGCCTTTTTCTCCTGCCCAGCCACGAATTTCAGGGCGCCGATGAAGCATGCCGAGTATCCGGCTGCGAACATCTGCTCGGGGTTGGTGCCGTCACCGCCTGCGCCACCCAGCTCTTTGGGGGTGCTCAGCTTGACTTCCAGCTTGCCGTCGCTGGAGCGGGATTTACCGTCGCGACCGCCAGTGGAGGTGGCTTCTGCGATGTACAGCGGAGTGACCTTTTGCATCTTGAACCTCGCTTGAGTGCTGTGCGCCGGGGCGCTGAGTGGGTACGGGATTTAAATTAGCGCGCAATTAGTTAGTGCGCAAGATAAATCTTCCACCGTTCATCCGAACGGCCACCTCACAGCATAGTCCTCAGAGGTTCTTCTGCAGGTTGTCGCGCAATTCCAGCAGTTCAGCCTGCAGCTGCTGCAAGCGTTCCAGGCTGTGCCCGCTGGCCTTGAGAATGCATTGCGGCACGCTCCTGGCCTGTTGTTGCAGGGCGCGGCCTTTGTCGGTCAGTTGTACCAGCACGACGCGTTCGTCCTCGCGGCTGCGGGTGCGCTTGAGCAGGCCTTCGCTTTCCAGGCGTTTTAGCAGGGGGTAAGTGAGCCAGGGTCGGTGAGCAGGCGCTGGCTGATTTCGCCCACGGTCAGGCCGTCCTGCTCCCATAGCACGAGCATGGCCAGGTATTGCGGGTAGGTCAGCCCCAGCGCCTGAAGCAGCGGCTTGTAGACCTTGGTCATCAGCAACGAGGTGGAGTGCAGGGCGAAGCAGACCTGGTTGTCCAGCAGCAACTCGTCACAGGGGGCTTTGGGGTCGGCGTTCATGCAGGTCCTTGAATATGATCAATGGGAAAATCTAGCACGCTGATGATTGGCGCGCTCATTGCCAGCGCAGTTCGCTTCTCAGGGCCAGGTCCCAAGGCGGATCGGGCTGAAGCGGCTCTTGAGGAATTCGAGCAGCAAACGGCTGCGAGAGTTCGTTTCGTGTTCAAGGCGCAGCGCATAAATACCGCTGGTCTCAGGTTCGGGCAGGCCGCCTTCGCAGAAAAGCGGGATCAGCTCGCCGCGCAGCAGGTATTCGCTGATCAGCCAAGTGGGCAGGTGCGCGACACCCAGGCCTGCGAGTGCGCCGAACAGCAGGGTTTCGGCATTGTTGGCGGCCATGCGCATGCGTTGCGGGCGATACAGGCGGGTTTGCCCCGCGACTGTGAAACGCCAGGCAAATGGCGGCGCGAGCCCGTCCCAGTCCAGGCCGTCATGGCCGGGCAGCTCGCTGGGGCAAGCCGGCACGCCACGGCTGGCCAGGTAGGCGGGCTGGCGCAGGCGATGCGCACCATATAGGCCAGCGGCGTGGCGACCAGGCGGGTGTCGGCCAGGGGGCCGGCGCGCAGCACCAGGTCCACCTCGCCCAGGTGGCTGCCGTGCAGGTCGACGAAGCTGTCGATCAGCCGCAGCTGAACGTCCAGGCCCGGGTAAGCCACCAGAAAGTCGGCGATGGCTGGAGCCAGGTGGCGACGGCCAAAGGCAGCCGGAGCATCGATGCGAATCAGGCCTTCCGGGGCATTGCTCAGCGACACCGCTTCAGCCCGGGCCAGGCGCAGCTCCTCGATGATGCGCCGGGCGCGTTCGGCGAAGGCATTGCCGGCCGGTGTGGCGCGCACGGCGTGGGTGCTGCGCACGAACAGGCGGCTGCCGACGGCTGCCTCCAGGTTGTCGATGCGCCGCGCCACCGCCGAGGGCGTCAGCGGGTGGCGACGGGCGGCGGCGGAGAAGCTGCCGGTTTCCAATACATCGAGAAACAGGCTCAGTTGTTCAGTCAGTGTGTCAGGGCTCATGGTGACTCTGCTTTGCGAAAAACGCATAGCCATTGTGCGTTGTTGTGCGTTTCCCCGCCAGCCCCGACTGGGTAGCATGCGCTGATTGAAAACGCAGGCGGATGAGGCCCTGATGATCGAGTGGTTGATGTATATCGTGCTGGGCGCCGGCCTGGGCACCATGGGTGGGCTGTTCGGCATTGGCGGTGGGTTGATCGCGATCCCGGCGTTGGGTGTGTTGTTTGGTCTTGATCAGCAGTTGGCACAAGGCACTGCGCTGGTAATGGTGGTGCCGAACGTATTGCTGGCGCTGTGGCGTTACCACCAACGCAATCGCATCGAACTGCGTCATGCGCTGCCGCTGTCGCTGTGCAGCCTGCTGTTCGCCTGGCTGGGTTCGATCTGGGCGGTGGGGATCGATGCACATTCCATGCGCCTGGGCTTTGTCGGGTTTCTGGTGGCCCTGGCCATCTGGAATGTGGCGCGGATGTTCCTCAAGGTGGCGCCGCCCTCCACCGAGCTGCGCTACCCTGGCCGTGGCTGGGCGTGCTGGGCAGTTTCTCGGGCGCCATGGGTGGCTTGTTCGGGGTGGGTGGGGCAGTGGTTGCCACGCCGATTCTGACCAGCGTGTTCGGCACCACCCAGGTGGTGGCCCAAGGGTTGTCGTTGGCCCTGGCGGCACCTAGCACGGCCGTGACCTTGCTGACTTATGGCGTGCATCACAGCGTGAACTGGAGCGTGGGAATTCCGCTGGCGGTGGGTGGATTGCTCAGCATCAGCTGGGGTGTGAGGCTTGCCCATGCACTGCCAGAGAAGGTACTGCGGGCGATGTTCTGCGTGTTTTTGGTGGTGTGTGCGGTGATGTTGGGGTTTGAGCTGTAAGCGACGGCAAGTTTTGTGCTGGCTGGGCTGGCCTCATCGCCGGCAAGCCGGCTCCCACAGGGCAGCATTGAACCTGTAGGAGCCGGCTTGCCGGCGATTGCTTTTGGTTCATTTGAAACCCTCCGCGATGTAGTCGGCCATGCAGTCGGTAATCGGTGACTGGGTTTGCGGATTGCGCAGCAACATCACATTGGCCAGCGGCAGCTGCGGCAAGCCGCTTTGTTCACCCAGAACGCGGACATTGCCGCCAATCAGGCTCTGCAACTGCGCCGTCACCGCCAACCCTGCGGTGACGATGGCGAAAATCGCCGCCAGGCTGGGGCTTGTGTAGGCGATTCGATAGTCGATGCTCTGGGCCTCCAGGGCGTTGCAGGTCCAGGCGCGGCAGAAGCAATCGGTGTTGAACAGCGCCAATGGCATGGGCCGTTGCTCGTGCGGGCAGAAGCCTTCCGCGGCGGCCCAGACCAGGCGTTCCTGGCGCAGCAACTGGCCGACTTCGTTGCCCGGTTCACGGGTGACGATGGTCAGGTCCAGGTCCTGACGCAGCATCAGTTGCTTGGACGAGTCGCAGTGCACCTCCACCTGTACCAGCGGGTAGGCCTGGGCGAAGCTGGAGAGGATGGTCGGCAGAAAACGCATGGCGTAGTCGTCTGGGGTACCGATACGCACCACCCCGACCATGTGCGGCATGCGCAGGGTGTTGAACACCTCGCCATGCAGCTTGAGGATGCGCCGGGCATAGCCCAACAGCACTTGCCCCTCGGCGGTCAGGCGTACCTGGCGGCCGTCGCGCTCGAACAGCTGGCGCTGGAGAATGTCTTCTTCCAGGCGTTTCATCTGCATGCTGACCGCCGACTGGGTGCGGTTGACCACTTCGCCGGCACGGGTGAAGCCGCCTTGTTCGGCGATGGCGACGAAGGTGCGCAGCACGTCGGCGTCGAGACTCTGATACTGGGACATTGCATCAATCTCCGAGATGCATGGCATCAGAAACATTCGTTGGATTGATCTTAAGCCTGGCCTGAGACTGGAGCCATCAACACGGAGGGCTTCACGATGAAAGGTCATGTCAGCAGCATCCAGCAACCTGCCTTTTCCCTGAACCACCTGTGGCATGCGGCCGTCGAGCGTTCGGCGCGCTGGCTGCAGCTGTACCGCCAGCGTCAGGAGCTGGCTCGCCTCAGTGATGCGACCTTGCATGATTTGGGGTTGAGTCGTGCCGACATCCAGCAAGAGGCGGATCGGCACTTTTGGGATGACCCGCTACGTAAATGAGGGGGAGAGCAGAGGCGCATGTCTTTGGTTTTTTGGCGCCTTTGAGATCGAGCGCCGCCCGCGCGCGCATCGCGAGCAAGGCTCGCTCCTACGTTTGTTTCGGGCCAATTACTCCTGTGGGATTTGCGCGCGAACGCTGTAGCGCATGACTCGATATCGTGTCGTACAAACAAGGCGGTCGCGCGCGATGGCACAGACGTGACTGGCCAAAAACAAACGTAGGAGCGAGCCTTGCTCGCGATGCGCCGCGCGGGCGGCGCTCGATCTAATAGGCGTCTCAAACCTCAAGACATGCCCTGATAACAGTCAGCGCCTTACCTGTTTCAGGGTTTCGGCAATCAAGAACGCCAGCTCCAACGACTGATCGGCGTTCATGCGCGGGTCGCAGTGGGTGTGGTAGCGGTCGGACAGCGCGTCCTCGGTGATCGGCCGGGCACCGCCGATGCATTCGGTGACGTTCTGCCCGGTCATCTCGATATGAATACCGCCCGCATGGCTGCCCTCGGCCTGGTGCACCTGGAAGAACTGCTTCACTTCGTCCAGGATCTGCGCAAAGTCGCGGGTCTTGTAGCCGCTGCTGGCCTTGATGGTGTTGCCGTGCATCGGGTCGGAACTCCACAGCACCTTGCGCCCCTCGCGCTCGACGGTGCGGATCAGCCCTGGCAGGTGCTCGCCCACCTTGCCGGCGCCCATGCGCACGATCAGGTTCAGGCGGCCGGGGTCGTTGTCCGGGTTGAGGGTGTCGATCAGGCGGATCAATTCCTCGGGGTTCATGCTCGGGCCGACCTTCACCCCGATCGGGTTGTGCACGCCGCGCAGGAATTCCACATGGGCGCCGTCTAGCTGGCGGGTACGGTCGCCGATCCACAGCATGTGCGCCGAGCAATCGTAGT includes:
- a CDS encoding LysR substrate-binding domain-containing protein; protein product: MSQYQSLDADVLRTFVAIAEQGGFTRAGEVVNRTQSAVSMQMKRLEEDILQRQLFERDGRQVRLTAEGQVLLGYARRILKLHGEVFNTLRMPHMVGVVRIGTPDDYAMRFLPTILSSFAQAYPLVQVEVHCDSSKQLMLRQDLDLTIVTREPGNEVGQLLRQERLVWAAAEGFCPHEQRPMPLALFNTDCFCRAWTCNALEAQSIDYRIAYTSPSLAAIFAIVTAGLAVTAQLQSLIGGNVRVLGEQSGLPQLPLANVMLLRNPQTQSPITDCMADYIAEGFK
- a CDS encoding DUF1127 domain-containing protein, translated to MKGHVSSIQQPAFSLNHLWHAAVERSARWLQLYRQRQELARLSDATLHDLGLSRADIQQEADRHFWDDPLRK
- a CDS encoding organic hydroperoxide resistance protein, coding for MQKVTPLYIAEATSTGGRDGKSRSSDGKLEVKLSTPKELGGAGGDGTNPEQMFAAGYSACFIGALKFVAGQEKKALPADASITANVGIGQIPGGFGLDIDLHINLPGLAQADAEGLVEKAHKVCPYSNATRGNVDVRLHVTV